Part of the Desulfonatronovibrio magnus genome is shown below.
AGCAGCACTCAATTAGTCTCCTCCCCTTCCCGTACAAGAGGCCACCCCGCACTAACCAGGGGTGGCCTCCATGCACATCACATCTAAATCACGCCGCCTTACCCAGCGGTGTGTTGATGCTGCTGCTGGATGACGAGTAGCCAAGTTGAACTGTATCTTGTGATATAATCGGGGAGCAGAAACAAGCCTTTTGTTCCCCGTCTTATTCCAGTTAACGGCTATATTTCTGAAGTAGTCCATCCCCCAGAATTTTGAAGACTACCACTCTCCCGGGCTTGGTGAAACATTTTTCGTCTCATCAGTCAGGGAAATATATTTTTGGATTGCTCATGTAAGAGGGAGCTGATAGGTTCTACAGCGACAACCTACTTTTTTTAAGTTAATACAGTACGTTGAGTGATCATTTCTCGTTTATTCCTGAAGTTTTTGTCAATAACAGGGAACATCGCTGAAAAAAAAAACTCATTATGGCTTGATACCGCTAAAAAATTGGAAACGGTTTTGGAAACGGTTTACTTCTAAAAAGGCAGGAAAACATGGGTTTAATCGGTGGAATTCGGCCTAATTCCGGTCAAATCACGCTCTTTCACGCCGGTAACAGGGGTTCAAATCCCCTTGGGGACGCCAAATAAAATCAATGGGTTATGGCTTATAGAGCTGTAACCCTTTTTTATTTTCCAACCCTATTTCCAACCTTCAAGACAAATTAGCGATACAGAGCGGACAGCAGTTTTAGCTTGTCTGATTAATCCTTAGGCTCCCAGACTGGTACTTGCAGCACAAGGCTCACTTGTGTTGGTAGAGTTTTGCTTTGCGCTTTGGACAACACTGGGATCTCTATCTCTAAGCGTCTCAAACCAGAAAGACTATGAGCCTCGAAAAGGCTTGCCAACCAGGACAGCCGCATATATATTTTTTTAAAATCTAAAGGAAATAAAATGCAGCAGACACAGATAGCCCAGGAAATTAAAAAACTGGAACCTGCCCATAGACTCAGCCTGGTTCAGGAAATATGGGCCTCAATTGCCATAGATAAGGCCCAGATTCCTTTTCCTGACTGGCAGAAAGATGAGTTGAAATTCAGATATGAGCAGTATAAGAACGGTAAAATGAGCCTTATCGACTGGTGCAATGTCCATCAGAAACTTAGAGACAAGGTTAAGTGAAACCTTTCTATACAGACAGGGCTCTGCTTGACCTGGAAATAGCTTTTGACTGGTACGAGAACCAATTCCCGCTTGAGTAGTTCTCGGGCCAGTGCGGTTTGTCGGTCCTTTCTGAAGTCTGGCGCAGTGATGTTCCTGCCATTGCCGTGGGCTAAACTCTTATGTCTTATCCAGGTGATGCTAACTTTCAAAAGAATCCTGCCCACCCCGGTTAAACGACAGAGGGCTTAACTGGGCAGGCGGAACACACGGAAGGACACAGAATTTGAAGATTTCTTTTCCGTGCTTTTCCGTGTATTCTGTGGGCGATAATCTTTTTTAACTCTTTCCCTATGGAACATACTGAAGGGCGAGGGTGAACTATATGAAAACTACATTTTCCGTTCATGGTGCCCGCATTCGATTAACTGATGAGAGATGGGCACACATTGTTGAAGAGCATGGCGAGATTTCTGAGATGATGGATGCTGTTCTACAAACAGTAAACAAGCCTGAATTCATATTCGCGGGGAACAACGGTGAGCTTTTAGCCGTTCGTGAGGTCAAAGCAGGAAAATACCTTGTGGTACCATACAGAGAACAGGACAAGGATGGTTTCATTATAACAGCCTTTGTGACCAAAAGACTGCATACATTGCAGAGGAGAGTAAAGCTATGGCCCAATTAGCAATCAATAATTTCATGGCCGTCATGCCCGCTGTCAAGATAGCACCCGAGAAAACATTTTGGACGACCTATGATGAAGAAGCGGATGTTCTTTATATTAATTTCAAAAAGCCAAGTTATGCTGATGACAGTGAACTGACTGACGACGATGTCATCATTAGATACGAGCGAGGAGAAATCATTGGATTGACGTTTCTAAATGCAAGCAAGCGAAAATGATGCTTTTTGTGGAAACTTTAAGAAAATCCTGCCCACGGAACACACGGAAAGTCACTGAACTTAAAGATTTTTTTTCCGTGCTTTTCCGTGTATTCTGTGGGCAAAATTTATTGTGTTTCATAGACAGCCGAAAGCTGCTGATCATTAGCTTTTCTTTGCGCATTGAAAATGTCGAGGGATACATGTATGCCTGATACAAGAGAAATGATAAAATATTGGATAAAGAGTTCGGACAATGATTTTAAGGCAATGAATCACTTATTTGACAAAGGGCACTACACATGGGCTTTATTTGTCGGCCATCTGGTTGTTGAAAAATTGCTGAAAGCTCTTTATTCGCAAAAGAATGAAACCAACCCTCCTTTCATTCATGATTTATATAGGCTTGCAGAGAAATGCTCCATCGATCTAGATGAAGATCAAAAAGATTCTCTTGATACCATTACCACATTCAACATACAAGCTCGATATGATGACTACAAAATGGAGTTTCATAAAAAATGCACTAAGCAATTTACAAAAGAATGGATCGATTCCATAACGGAGCTGAGAAAATGGATAAGAGAGAAGCACCTGAACAAATATTAGGTTATATTAATCAATTAAAAATGTCGTATTCTGATCTCAAGAAAGTTTACATTTTTGGATCCTTTGTCAAAGGTTCATCCAGAAAGGATAGTGATATTGATATGGCATTGGTTTTTGATGATGTGGAGGATACTTTTGACCGTCAGGTTCAACTGATGAAAATTCGTAGAAACTATGACTCACGCATTGAACCTCATGTTTTCAGGCTTGCGGATTTCAATGAAAATCATCCCCTGGCAGCGGAGATAATATCAACAGGGATTGAAATTCATTGAGGATGGAATTGATGGAATGGACTAAGGCCAAGTACTTAAGGTAGGAACCGTATGAGGTAATTCCTCACGTACGGATCGTGCGGGGGCACCGGGCAACCGGCATCCCTACCGCGATCCCAGCCAACTCAGTTAATTTTTTGCAGGAGAGAGTTGATGAAAGCACAGAAAATTACGACCTTTACTGATAAAACTGGAAGGCTCATAAATTTACCGACTTTTAAGCCAATGCAACAAGTTGAATTAATTGTTCTGTTTCCTCTCCAGGAAAATTCGCCTGCTGTCAAAAAGAGACGTCCACCAGAAAAACTCAAAGGTGTGCTGTTAGAAAAAGGTGATATTTTTTCTTCGGCACCCCATAGTGATTGGGGTATTTCCTGATGCTCGTCTTGGATACGCATATCTGGATATGGTGAATCAACCAGACATCCGAGCGGCTTCCGTTGGAAATCGTAAAGCTGATTGAACAGACGGACCTTGTCGCTATTTCAGCAATTTCATGCTTTGAGGTGACATGGCTTTACGATCATGGAAGAATTCATCTGGAAATCCCTGTTCAAGAGTGGATGACTCAAGCGACTGAGGATGCCCAAATTGTAAGCCTGCCGGTTTCCTGTGCAATCGCCGGCCTTGCCGCTGCGTTGCCTGAACATCACAAGGATCCCCAGGATCGTATCATCATTGCAACCTCCATCAATGAAAAGCGAGCTAGCTTTGGAAACCTGGAGGATCTGAAAAAGGATC
Proteins encoded:
- a CDS encoding addiction module protein, with the protein product MQQTQIAQEIKKLEPAHRLSLVQEIWASIAIDKAQIPFPDWQKDELKFRYEQYKNGKMSLIDWCNVHQKLRDKVK
- a CDS encoding DUF2283 domain-containing protein translates to MAQLAINNFMAVMPAVKIAPEKTFWTTYDEEADVLYINFKKPSYADDSELTDDDVIIRYERGEIIGLTFLNASKRK
- a CDS encoding HEPN domain-containing protein; translated protein: MPDTREMIKYWIKSSDNDFKAMNHLFDKGHYTWALFVGHLVVEKLLKALYSQKNETNPPFIHDLYRLAEKCSIDLDEDQKDSLDTITTFNIQARYDDYKMEFHKKCTKQFTKEWIDSITELRKWIREKHLNKY
- a CDS encoding nucleotidyltransferase domain-containing protein gives rise to the protein MDKREAPEQILGYINQLKMSYSDLKKVYIFGSFVKGSSRKDSDIDMALVFDDVEDTFDRQVQLMKIRRNYDSRIEPHVFRLADFNENHPLAAEIISTGIEIH
- a CDS encoding type II toxin-antitoxin system VapC family toxin translates to MEIVKLIEQTDLVAISAISCFEVTWLYDHGRIHLEIPVQEWMTQATEDAQIVSLPVSCAIAGLAAALPEHHKDPQDRIIIATSINEKRASFGNLEDLKKDLLSNEL